The sequence ACATGatggagatgtataaaattgaggggcataggcAGGGTAGATAAGAAGGAAACTTTCCCCTTGGTAGAGGAAACAATGACCGGGTacttagatttaaggtaaggggcaggaaatTTACAGAGGATGTGAAGACagattttcatacagaggatggtgggaatctgaaactcagtgaaggtggttgagactAAAACCCTTAATATTTTAGTGATATTTAGATATACTTGctatgccaaggcatacaagactatAAGGACagagttctggaaaatgggattagaatagttaggttgtTTTTGCCTAAAAGCCCTTTTTTATGCTGTAAACCTCTGTTTAAAGCCTTTGATTCAAATTGACAGTTTGAATTATTctatttcaactttttttttgttaaagcaaaatctggTATGCTTTTGGATAAGCAACAGATcactttgttaaaaccaaaacaaagagTTATGATCTATCAAGCAGAGTTCCCATCTAGGATCGGACTTATCCGTTAATAATCGGTTAGGATCATAAATGTAAACTTGAACACCTCATTTTCAAGGAGACAATTTAAGATTTGAAACACCTGAAAGTCTCATGGTATTTTTAGTTTTTATAACAATCGAAATTACTGTCTTTAGAGCAGTTACCATTACAAAGGAAAATGTGATCTATTAATACAAAGTAGACAATGTTAAAAAACCATTTGCTGTCCAAAATAAACAAAGTTGATAATGCCATATGGGGTGCTTTGTTGGGGGTGACCAAATGCTTGATTCTGGACGTTTCACTGAAATGGTCATCAAATCTTCACAACTTCTTGGAACTATATTATAGCTATTTTAGGGATAAATTGTGTATGCAACTGTGCATTTTTGAAAGTTTGTTCTACATTTATTCCCTAAAGAAACAGATTGTCCTGATCTGGTTTATACATGACTCAGCTAATTCTTATCTAAATAATCCAGCATGCCACTCCAAAATCTAAGAAATTGGTTGGCACAGACTTGGCAGGCTAAAAAGGCCAGTTCCTGCTATACTGTTTTATGTTTATTCTTGATTCAATCTCCAATTTACATTATTAGCAGACATGGTATCGATAGTCATTTGTGAACTGAACCAAAACTCAAGTTGTTTAACTTTTGCAAGAATATATTTCTAAAATGAAGGCAAAATGACAATTCAGCACAACTTAAACATTATCAGAAAAAATTTCCTCTACTAAATTTGTAGTACCATGTATGTGTTGCTGTGCATATTCCAAGGTGTAACTACATTAAACTGTTTTGTTTATCTTCCTTTTGGCATCTAATTTCCAACAAGACATTTCCAACATGGAAAGGGATCTTCGCAAGAAAACAGTCTAGTTATATTTATTTCTTATCGAAAGTTCCTGTAATTGTCTAGTGTATAAGTTAATCAGCCAGAGTGTGGCAAACACATGACTCTTTAAATATACTTGAATTTTAAGCCATACAATACCAAATTAAGAGTTtaacagagaaaaaaagagagtaCAGGATTAGAtccttgaataattttttaaTAATGGCCTTTCTGCTCCTTTCAAACTTATTTATACCTTTATAGTCAATTGCTTTCTACCACCATCTGAATTTAAACATGGCATTACTTTTCAACATGTGAACAAAGCTATAGGTTAGGAATGCCAAAGTAGTTTGGAAATGAATTAGCACCCTTAAATTAAGGGGAAAAACCAACaccaaatacaaaaataaatgtaatataACAATGAATCACAGCAAAATATACATTTATCTCTCCAATACTTAACATTCAGTTTGCTGATTCTGAAATTCTGAATGGAGGGAAGCAGTCAGCATTCAATATACAGCATTAATAAGTCAATtagcaaagttttaaaaaatatcagcCACAATACCATTAAGGTCAAAATTGTTTTGTTGTTTATAAGAATTAACTTTTCCCCTTAAAGTTGTTTTATGTGCACAGACATGTTGTGCATTTTtggaaaaaagtaaaaaaaaaagtttaaaactgATTTTTATATTTACCAATGCTAAATTCTACTTCAAATCAAACGTTCAAATGCACAGACCAAACATGTGGTCTTAAGTAATGGTTGCATTTCTATGATAACCATTCATCCTAACATGGAGTATCAAACCAACTCCATTTATTTGTGTTGCCGCTAATCTTAAATGGCAGACTGCAAAATTTGCTAAATCAGCAGACACAAATTGAAGTGTCAAAACTTTGGGCAGCTTATATAATTCCTTGCAGCAACTCCAAGAGTAATGCTGTTGCAAGCAAAAAAAAGCCTGAAAAAATAGCAAGACAACCTACTCCCAATACTGTATCAGTGTCACTGTTAAATCAGCTAAGATTTGACCAAAAGCAACTGGGCTGATAATACTAATCTTTCTACATGAAGCTAGTTAGCTCCcactcaacattttttttctgaaacaagCAACAGATCAAGAAATTAACATGAGAATTGTAAATGCTTGAACACTGACAAATTGACGTCACCACTGAAACTAAATCAAGACAGATCAGTGGTATAGAACAGCTGACAATCAATTGGCAAACAAACTAAAATATGATCAGCCAAAATACATTACAAATCATAAGGTTTTCCAAAGTACAATTTCATAATAATTCCCTTCAGCATAAACTATACATAGAAACTAGTACACAGCAGAATATCACTTTTATAGATTGAGTGCATTTTGTCAAGTGATATTACATCTTACAGAAGAATGTATCCTACTATATATGTATTCCAAGCAATGAAGTATTTCATTTTGGTAACTGATAAAAGTGAAACCAGTAAACAACTGTTACTGGTATAATCCATGAAATGGATTACATTAGTTTACTGTATCAAGTGTTTACTTTGATTATCCACAAAATCTATCCCTGTACCATAATTTTCTTCaacttcaaaagaaaacaaaagcaatcgTGTGCTTTTAATGAAGATTTAAGATGACAAAAATAATCTTAAAAGTCAATCTGCCAACCATCTTTTAATAATGGCAGTGGCATATTCCTCTGTACCTTATAATAAATTAGCAACAAGCTTTTCACCCCAAGTGTCCCAAGTTGCTGTACTTCTACACAATTCCTTTCTTTAATACACTTGTGCCAACTTCATGAAGGTGTGCACAATTTCTTAAGTATAATAAAGCTCCTTGCAATTTTAAAGCTGGGCCTGCCCAGGTTCTTGAGGGAAGCTTTTTGGTGTTTATACCAATTACCATATTTCATTTGTCTTTCTCCTTttacaaaacaaacaaaactgttTTTGAAATGGATACAAACAATGAAAATGGCAATAAGATATACAGACTGCTCAATACACTAGTTATAGTTAACAGTACAGTAGATTACCAGCTTTAAAGTCTTCCCAGTAAATATTAACAAGCCTGTTAGAATATGGGTGATCACTTCCAAATTAGTATTTATTTATTCCAAGGATCCGAACACCATGTAGCTGAGGCAGCTTAGGAATCAACACTGTTAAGAGGGATGCTGTATTGACAATAAAATGCGTTGGGTCATATTTGGTATAAAAACTGGCCAAGAAATACCtgcaagaaataaaatatttataaaactcAATTGAAAAATAGCATAACATTTCCAGCAAAATAACAGTTTAACAAAAGTTCCTTGCTACAAATACCAATATAATATTTAGTCATTAAATTCTGCATCTCTGAAACTTTTAAAAGACGTTTGCATGTATTTGTTAAATTTctattttccaatgttctttaTTTCTGCAACCAACTACAAAAATAATAATTCAATTTGAAAACATGCTCTCTTTCAATTTTTTAGCTAGTCAGTCTGCTTAAAGTGAAGAGCACAGGGGAACAGATCAAAGATCTCTTTCCACCACCAGGCTGGTTACGGAGTGTTGGAAAACCTtctttcatttcaattcaattcttccCTTGTAAGAAATCtttcttcaataaaaaaaagctgtCATAGATTTGAACATCTAAAGTATGTTTCTATAATATATCATCTCCTACCAttataaattgtgttttattaaactgtttttttcaaaaatgtaatgTCCTAacaatgctgaccataatccaaaTTGTGAACAGTACTGGCTGAAATCAACTTTGGTGAGCTATTCAAACTAGAAGTGAATTTTGGCATCATCATTGCAAATCAAAGTCTAttaaaagtggagttacaggtagataggatagtgaagactgTATTTGGTATGCATGCCTTtattagtgcattgagtatagagttgggaggtcttgttgcagctgtacaggacattggttcggctactaTTGGAATACaacatgcatttctggtctccctgctgtaggaaggatgttatgaaacttgaaaggattcacaaggatgttgcttggattggagggtttgagctatagggggaggctgaaaagACAGAATATTTTCCCTGTAATGTCGGAGACaaagtgactttatagaggtgtataaaatcatgaggggcatggacagggtcagtagagaaggtcttttccccagggtgggaactacagggcatacatttaaggtgagaggggaaagatttaaaaagggacatctggggcaactttttcacacaaaggatggagcatgtatggaacaagctgccagaggaagtgatggagactgacagctataacatttaaaaagcatctggatgggtacatgatagGAAgattttacagggatatgggaaatgctggcaaatggaactaatttattttaggatatctagtcgccatggatgagtttgactgaagggtttatttctgtgctgtacatctctatgactctaacttccacttcaacacacactTAATGAGTTCTGAGTAAAAGGCACCTCTAGGTAACATTAattataacatgattgaattttgcaTAGTTTGATAGGGAAACGAATGGCTTAAGACTATTAATTAAAACTTATACAAGGGCAACAATGTGAGCATAAAAGCTAAGCAGCTGAAATTAATTAGGCTAGCAGACATCTGTACAGAAGCATTTTCAGACATTTAAGGGgtatttcaacattctcagtaCAACTAAATTCCTACTATAAAAGGAAATATCTTGTCAAATATCTTGATTCCCATTTATCAAGCGTATGTATTATTCCTTCAAAAGAtttcaataaattggttaaacggAATTTTCCTTTCACAGAACTATAATGACGCTCCTAGTTATCTGATGTCTTCTAAATAACAAATTATAACCTCCCTAATGATCAGGTCAAACAGCTCCCCACAATTAACTGGCCTACAGATTCCTGTTACAAATACAGAATGatgcagaaactcagctggtctgcagatctgtggagagaaaaacagagtttacGTTTTCAGTCTGTTATGTTCGTCCAGaaattttctgcctccctccattcTTCAACAGTGGGGTTATCCATttgaaagatcaaaaccaaagtaTCCACTTCATTGACCACCTCTCTTTTTACTTTAAAAGTATGCCAAGTTGAAATCCGTCACAACCCGGAGACCTAATCAACACACGACTCCACTACAAATATTCAATGATgctccctccacctccatctggggATGATTTATCCAAAGTCTCTCAACTCAAAAAATTATGTCCTTAAACAGCaaaccctaattttaaaacagtgaccccAGTTCTtgactcacccacaagaggatataggttttaattttaatttagttaTACATTATCATGtaacttacatttttttttaaatgtcatgcTAAAGTAAGACAAAGTACAACCCATTTAACAAAGACAACAGCTTGGGATGTTATCTTTGATGCAATCCTCAATTTCAGAacaatatagaatccctacagcaagaaaagaggccattcagtccaccagGTGtgcacctaccctccgaagagcatcccaaccagacctagCTCCCCCACTCTATGCCCAAAATTCCACATTTACGATGTAGGCCCCAAATAGTCAAAtgggaattagaagaacaaatatgcagggagactggggagacttagAGAAGCAATATGTTGTCAtagtagggaattttaattttcctaacatagactgggactgccagagcacTAAGGGCTTAAacggggtggaatttgttaagtacattCAGAAAAGTTTCTTCAAACAGTATAGAGACGGTCCTACTCGGGATGGGGTAAAacctgacctcctcttgggaagtTGGGAAGGacaggtgacagtgagggagcactttgggaccagtgaccatagttgtcaattttaaaatctttaagaagagggacaaaactggtccacgcGTTAAAAGTTCTAAAATGGGGCAAGgcgaatcaaacccaggtccctgctgttGTGAtacattaaccactgagccacccttgcTGCCCATTACCATTAATAAAATTGTGCAATGTTTTAAAGCAATAAATCAAAACAACACAGGAGAGTGACTGAATTATGAAAACACTTATTGTAGTTAGTTAACAAAACTGGGTTCTTACAGAATAATTGGTGAAATAGTAAGGAACTTTCTGGAAGATGTAAACTGTACTCCATAATCCAACTGTTCCCAGTGTGTCAGAAGTCTTGCCTTCCCTTGATCTGGTGTTTCAAAGGGTGTCCCTTTGACTGCATGCAAGAACACATACATCCCCTGTAGGTATGTAAAAGTCAGTTAAATTACAAATAACAAAATGACCAGATTACAACCAGAAACAAAGCTCAAAAATAACAGACTTGTTGCAGTTTAGCAATtctcccagggaaaaaaaaatcaaaacatgttTTAATTCAGGAAACTAAggaaaaattaatattttagcaTTGCCTTTTGTCTATTAACTTTTGAAGTAAGATTATATCTTCAAGATTTTTTTGGGAAGAGAAGTTAAATGGACATAGAAAATTATCAAAATAAAGCAGTTAGCATATTTAgctaaacaaaagcaaaatactgctgatacTGGAAATTTCAAACTAAACATATTCAGCCGGTCAATGTACcgtctgtggagtgagaaaccgaatgaacatttcaggtcaatgacctttggAACTCTTGATTGTACATCTTCCTATGTTTGTACAACCTCAACTAGTTTCGTTTGACATGAACACGTTGCAAATTAAGAACAAGGCCTCAAAATGGTTGGTGtcaaaatgaaaatgtcactggcaTAGGAGGAGATGGTCTTCTGAGAATGAGGCTCAGCATCAAAGTAGAAATAGCTTTTTTACTTTACTCTACACCTAACCATGCTATACTGAGCTTTAACTACTCAAATATACTGCATAGGAGATCATTCAGGCCATCATGACCCAGTGATTGAAAAAAGTTAACAAACGCAATTCTACTTATAATTTTGGTCTATAGGACCACAGGCTGCAGCACAtcgagtacatagaacatagaagaatacagcgcagtacaggccctttggtcctcgatgttgcgccgatccaagcccacctaacctatactaacccactatcctccatatacctatccaatgcccgcttaaatgcccataaagagggagagtccaccactgctactggcagggcattccatgtactgtatttcaatgtccttcctaccgaagtgcatcacctcacactgctctgcattaatcctcatctgccataaacctgaaaactacaccaatgtgtcactgtcctgttggagttccacactgtccatcacaaacattataattcttccaggtttagtatctgcatattttgaaattgtcctacagtcacacaccacacagaaataccgattcactcactattgtgaggaagtgcactattcacacactccctgaggacagacttaaatactgacacccaccagacaaagcaagtgaaatgctgacaaggtcaccctggagcaagagaaataccgacagacattccatgtctgtattagtttctgcgtattaatgagtttctctaaatctctgtatcagtgtgtgtgtgtatatctgtgtgtgtctgcgtgggacgagtctggcagtcactatggtgcttacagtgatgtaatatccacctgacacgagttctgaggaagggtcactcgacctaaaacgttaactttcatttctgtccacagatgctgccagacctgctgagctttattttgctgtcagtctctgctcgtctccccccagcactgtacagcttggagtggagggtaaaaatcatcagagattcagtttacgagggacagagggagggcagcagctcacagcatcatcaacaaacacacacacacacacacaaacacacagacagtcacaggcacacagacacacacacactcagagaaatagacacataacatgtgcagagagatagatacacacagaggggcacacagatatacatataaacgcacacaaatagacaagtgcggacagaaatgcgcagatacatgcttggacatacaaacacacttggagtcagagagttacactgagtgtttgtaaacagacctatcggcccatacagtccatgcggatgataatctcaatctaagccagtcccacttgcatgtgcttggatcatattttcccaaaccttcccttatacttgcacttaatcaaatgtcttttaaacgttataaatcctatcccttacaattctctctaagactttgcccacaacagaagtgagactcaccggcctataattACTAGAGTAAATatccaatatatttttaaatgcaatgaAAGCTTCTAATGTTATTACCCTTATAGGCAGTTAGTTCCAGATCCCAGCATCTTTTGAATTAAAAGGTTTCTCTTTAACTGTTCTTTAATTCTTCTACCAATTACTTTGAATCCTGATGACACACCACTATTCTACCAAGGGAAGCTTGTCTTTCCTATCCACTCTATCATAGTTCCTCAATTTTATACACCCAATTCTCTCCCAGGCCTCCTCTGGTGTACAGAAAATAATTTCAGCCAATCTTtgccatttttctttcaattctggAAACAACATAACAATAAATATTTGTTTGGGCCTCTACTATAATTGAAGTTTCCCAAAGTGATTCACAGGAATGTTGTAAGACAAAATACAGAGATATCAGAGCAGATAGCCAAATGCCTGGGTTAAGAGATATGTTTAGGAGGTGTTTTAACGAACAAAAAAGTGAAGTAGAGGAGTGGACAGGGGGATTTCCAGAGCTTGGGGATCAATGAGAAATATAATTGGGAATGCACACGAGGCTAGAATTAGCCAAGACCTTGGCTTGTGTGGGTGGAATAGATTATAGAAACGCAGAGGagcaaggtgattttttttttgcctaaaagcaaggataagaattttaaaatcaagacattggCACTCAGTAAAACAATGTAGAGAGGAAAGCACAGGTTTGTTGGGGAAACAAACTCGTTTTAACAATGAGTAGTAAAGTAACAGtgttgctgtacatttctatgactctaaataaagtAAAACGTTTCCCATAGATGTTTACCACCATATGTCCCTAATCTGCTATTTTCATGCATCTGTGAATGCACTCTATCCTCTAAAATGCACTCCATTCCTTTACACTTTGTCAACATCCtttcatttattgtgtattccgtTGGCTTGATACCTCTGCTGAACtgcattaacactgatttcttgCATTGACTTCCATTTGACCAGCTTATTGAAAGCTGCCTGCAGGTTTCTTTCTCAATGTCAACCACACAAATGATTTTCATATTTTCCACCAATTTActtatgaaaacaaaaacagaaagctaGCATGTAAGTAATCAGGAAGTCTAATGGAACGTTGTCCCTTATTTCAAGCGGGTTGGAGTATAAGGGTAtggaagtcttattgcaactgtacaaggtgcttgTGAGACAACAAATGgagtaatgtgagcagttttggtcccctcatcaaaggaaagatatcattttgtTGGcagcagttcagtgaaggtttgCTAGGATGACCCTTGCtacagagggattgtcttatgagtaaaggctaaAAAGGTTTGAACTCACTGGAGTTACGACGAATGAGAggtcatctcattgaaacataggatCCTTCAGGGGCTTGACAagttaaatgctgagagaatgtttcccctcatgggagaatctagagggcatagtctcagaatagagGGGTACCAATCTGAGATTGAGAAGAAGGCAAATTTCTTCTTTTAGAGGATTGAGAGCCTTTAGAACTCCTCAGTGCGTTGTAGGGCAGtgtccttgagtatatttaagactgagataggtagatttgtgatcagtcagggaattaagGATTTTAGGGAAAGGGCAAGGAAGtcgtgaggaatatcagatcagccacagtctgactgactggtggagcaggctcaaggaatcaaatggcctattcctattccaATTTCTTATCGTCTTAATCATCTCTCCTTAAGTTTAAATTATTGATACATAACATGAAAAACAAAGGACCTTGAAGTGGGCTCCACAGAAGCTTACTGGAAAAAtgcctccagtcacaaaaacatccGTTGGcaggaagcaaaacagaaatggtTAATGATTTAGTTTTCTAACTGAATTGTAATTTTCCTTGGAATTCTAGGGTATTTCATATTTATGaccagtctaccatatggaacccAGTGGAAAAGAAATTGCTAAAATCCACCTATACTGCATTAAAAGTAGTACTGTCATGAAGCTCCCACATTTTCTCAAAAACTTATATCAAATCAGTGAAGAGCAAGTTTCCCTCAAATCTGTGCAAAAAACTTTCCTTGATCGATAAGTATCTAAATTATTAATTCATCCAgtatccaaatttttttttccaaatatttttccaCCATTACATTTAGGCTGTCTCTCCTGGAATTGGGTTTATCCCTTCTGCCTTTTTAAGCATTAGCAGTTATTACGATCATAAGCAGTtctctggcaacatgcttgtaggGATGTcgtcaaaaaaaaaagagtttttgCCATGATCTTTTGTACTTTTCTTAAaaacttcattcatgggatatgattGTCGCTGGGTATGGCCTTTTCTATTTGCTGTAAAGGCACCAGTTCTTTATGAAGTTCAAATTTTATTGAATCTGTTTCACTATCTacacggtgggattcaaacccacatcaCCCAGAACGTTAGCCTGAGATTCTAGATTGCTGCCCATGATGTTACCATTACACCACCACCTCTTCCAGGGGCAATTATTCAGGCCTGGTGATTTATAAATGTTCAAAAATGTGAAATCCCTTTATCTCTTTTTAACTGTTTATTCCATTTCACATTCTGCCTCCTCAACTAACGCCTACACTGTTTACTTCTTATGAAGGTAGGCATTAAGAACCAAATTTACTGTCTCCACAAACAGGTTACCATTTAATCTCAAATAGGCCCTACCTTGTTTAGTATTCTTGTTATTCTTTATTTAATAATTTCTTTGGGTTTTCCTTGTTTTTACTTGTCAATATCTTTGCACACCAATTTTCCTCTTTAATGCCATCTCTACTTTTGCTATACTTTCTCATGGCTGTCTGCTATATTTGTCTTATTGGACATTAGTTCCACTTTCATTGCCTTTATCTTCTCCTGCACACTCCTAGAAATCTGGTAGGTGGGGAATCATCTAGATTTGGGAGTCCCACGTGTTCTTTATAGGAATAGATTTGTTCTCAATCCTCCTTGAAAACCTTCCACTGCCCTGAA comes from Chiloscyllium plagiosum isolate BGI_BamShark_2017 chromosome 7, ASM401019v2, whole genome shotgun sequence and encodes:
- the ormdl1 gene encoding ORM1-like protein 1; this encodes MNVGVAHSEVNPNTRVMNSRGIWLTYALGVGMLHIVLLSIPFFTVPVVWTLTNVIHNLGMYVFLHAVKGTPFETPDQGKARLLTHWEQLDYGVQFTSSRKFLTISPIILYFLASFYTKYDPTHFIVNTASLLTVLIPKLPQLHGVRILGINKY